The nucleotide window AAGATTTCTGTTGTGCTTCACTCATAAAAGTCCAGGCAACAATGCGGCTTGTTTTTTGGCCTTGGGCCATATCGATGGTTTTGTAAATGGCTCCTACATGGTTGAGGGTTTTGTAGATGGTATGCAAATTGGATTGTTTGGATACCAAAGTCGTAAACCAAAGGCACTGCATTGGATATTTGGCACTTTCGAAAATCATTTGTTTGATGAAGCCCAATTCGCCGCCTTCGCACCACAATTCGGCATTATGTCCGCCAAAATTAAGATTTGGTTTTTCGGCTTTTGGGGCATTTGGAGCTAAATTATTTACTTTTCGAAGGTTACTTTTCGTTGCTTCTTCTGATGAAGAATGAAAAGGTGGATTACAGATGGTAAAAGCAAAACGGTCTTCGGGAGTGATAATGTTTTTGAAAATAAAACGTGGATTTACTTGTAATTGCAGACTTACCGCTTCAGTCAATTTTGGATTATGACTGATGATTTTTCTGCAATTTTGAAGTGCATTTTCATTGATATCCGTTCCTACGAATGACCAACCATAAATTGAATTTCCAAGAATAGGGTAGATGCAATTGGCGCCAGTTCCAATATCGAGCCCTGTAACCGCATCTCCGTTAGGAATTTCGCCATTGTTAACGCTAGCCAA belongs to Flavobacterium gilvum and includes:
- the rlmF gene encoding 23S rRNA (adenine(1618)-N(6))-methyltransferase RlmF, producing the protein MKTTKNIEKSNLHPRNLHRFGYDFEKLISVYPELQNFVAINKHEIDSSVSEQAKQTIDFTNPDAVKALNKALLMAYYDIQNWDIPTNFLCPPIPGRTDYIHHLADLLASVNNGEIPNGDAVTGLDIGTGANCIYPILGNSIYGWSFVGTDINENALQNCRKIISHNPKLTEAVSLQLQVNPRFIFKNIITPEDRFAFTICNPPFHSSSEEATKSNLRKVNNLAPNAPKAEKPNLNFGGHNAELWCEGGELGFIKQMIFESAKYPMQCLWFTTLVSKQSNLHTIYKTLNHVGAIYKTIDMAQGQKTSRIVAWTFMSEAQQKSWKFE